The following proteins are co-located in the Flammeovirga kamogawensis genome:
- a CDS encoding TonB-dependent receptor: MLQKYFVTLLLLLFPLFVFSQQTTFKGVVVDDETKSPLEGVTILVEKTGNVVAVTTHDGRFQFVSDENKKSIQTIIHFLGFNEKKVTLYANKINEVEIDPSLEELEQVEIHEHGHDELSLSGMNLMSVNSFTLETQKATTISETLAKTPGVSYISTGVGISKPTVRGMAGSRVVVSVDGVKLEDQQWGMDHGLSIGQSTVDEVEIAKGAATLKYGSDGLGGVIRMKSPEPLGENSIEGKAGITYRSNNQYIGADFKVNGQKERIFYQLAGGYEDFGNYNVPAETFDYLGGIYRIDNGVLVNTGGDIGNIKATVGLETNNWISSISYSMFKESVGLFPGATGIPSQSWLDSFGDERNPSVPKQEILHQMVTWNSHLDIGNGVLWFDLGQQFNNRQELSDPTRHGRPESEYGFVANELNLRTTSVNVHYDVEKEDLKWETGINYEYQENERSGFDFLIPNYRQNTAGGYGMIGWEMTEKLELIGGLRFDYISFDSEEYVDSYFEDPPNSGNPWVRAEAISNDYYNFTGSIGLKWKLLKIIDANTNLAKTFRAPTANELAANGVHHGTFRHEQGTADLSPETGYQWDINLSYATKKIALSINPYFNYYSNYIYLSASGTPSTLPDGGQIYKYTESEGFFTGYEFSLNWNISKKFVFTNSVEYVYAVNAQTQRSFPFVPPLATLNELTFTQPVKSGFFSKPYISVNAELVQAQNRVDRNELATDGYAVMGLKMGTGFHMKSIYGNLTFRIDNLTDANYMRHLSRYRILNLPEPGRNFSVSLSSWF, translated from the coding sequence ATGTTGCAAAAATACTTCGTCACTTTATTACTCTTATTATTCCCCCTCTTTGTTTTCTCTCAACAAACCACATTTAAGGGTGTAGTTGTTGATGATGAAACAAAATCTCCTTTAGAAGGGGTTACCATTCTTGTTGAAAAAACAGGTAATGTAGTAGCAGTTACTACACACGATGGACGTTTTCAATTTGTGAGTGATGAAAACAAAAAATCGATTCAAACAATTATTCACTTTTTAGGCTTTAACGAGAAAAAGGTAACGTTATATGCCAATAAAATAAATGAGGTAGAGATTGATCCTTCTTTAGAAGAGTTAGAGCAAGTAGAAATTCACGAACATGGTCATGATGAATTATCACTTTCTGGAATGAATTTGATGAGTGTAAATTCTTTTACGCTTGAAACGCAAAAGGCTACCACAATTTCTGAGACTTTAGCAAAAACACCTGGGGTATCATATATAAGTACAGGTGTTGGAATCTCTAAACCAACTGTAAGAGGTATGGCTGGATCTAGAGTGGTTGTAAGTGTTGATGGTGTAAAACTAGAAGACCAACAATGGGGTATGGACCATGGTTTATCTATAGGTCAATCTACAGTTGATGAAGTAGAAATTGCAAAAGGGGCGGCAACTTTAAAATATGGATCTGATGGTTTAGGTGGGGTAATTAGAATGAAATCTCCAGAACCTTTAGGCGAAAATAGCATTGAAGGAAAAGCAGGTATAACTTACCGAAGTAATAACCAATATATAGGGGCTGACTTTAAAGTAAACGGGCAAAAAGAAAGAATATTTTACCAACTAGCTGGTGGATATGAAGATTTTGGAAATTATAATGTACCAGCTGAAACTTTTGATTATTTAGGTGGAATTTATAGAATTGATAATGGAGTATTAGTAAATACGGGTGGAGATATAGGTAATATAAAGGCTACCGTTGGGTTAGAAACTAATAATTGGATTAGTAGTATTTCTTATTCTATGTTTAAAGAATCTGTAGGTCTATTTCCTGGAGCAACAGGTATCCCTTCTCAAAGTTGGTTGGATAGTTTTGGAGATGAAAGAAACCCATCTGTTCCTAAACAAGAAATTTTGCATCAAATGGTAACATGGAATTCCCATCTAGATATTGGTAATGGAGTTTTATGGTTTGATTTAGGGCAACAATTTAATAACAGACAAGAACTTTCTGATCCTACGAGACATGGTAGACCAGAAAGTGAATACGGTTTTGTAGCGAATGAATTAAATTTAAGAACTACATCTGTAAATGTTCATTATGATGTAGAGAAAGAAGACCTGAAGTGGGAGACTGGTATAAATTATGAATACCAAGAAAATGAGCGTAGTGGTTTTGATTTTCTGATACCAAATTACCGTCAAAATACAGCTGGAGGATATGGTATGATTGGTTGGGAAATGACAGAGAAATTAGAATTGATTGGTGGTTTACGATTTGATTACATTTCTTTTGATTCTGAAGAATATGTTGATAGTTATTTTGAAGATCCTCCAAATTCTGGAAATCCTTGGGTGAGAGCCGAAGCGATTTCTAATGATTATTATAATTTTACGGGTTCTATAGGGTTAAAATGGAAATTACTAAAGATTATAGATGCAAATACTAATCTTGCAAAAACTTTTAGAGCACCTACAGCAAATGAATTAGCGGCAAACGGTGTTCATCATGGTACATTTAGACATGAGCAAGGTACTGCAGATTTATCTCCAGAAACAGGTTACCAATGGGATATAAATTTAAGTTACGCAACAAAAAAAATAGCTTTAAGTATTAATCCTTATTTCAATTACTATAGTAACTATATTTACTTATCAGCATCAGGAACTCCTTCTACTTTGCCTGATGGTGGTCAAATCTATAAATATACGGAAAGTGAGGGCTTTTTTACAGGGTATGAATTCTCTCTAAATTGGAATATATCAAAGAAATTTGTGTTTACTAATTCTGTAGAATATGTGTATGCGGTAAATGCCCAAACACAAAGATCATTTCCGTTTGTGCCTCCTTTAGCAACGTTAAACGAGTTGACTTTTACTCAACCTGTAAAAAGTGGTTTTTTTAGTAAGCCCTATATTTCCGTAAATGCAGAATTAGTTCAAGCACAAAATAGAGTAGATAGGAATGAACTTGCTACAGATGGTTATGCTGTAATGGGACTAAAAATGGGTACAGGTTTTCATATGAAATCAATATACGGAAATCTTACATTTAGAATAGATAATCTTACAGATGCTAATTATATGAGGCATCTATCTAGATATAGAATATTAAATTTACCAGAGCCTGGACGTAACTTTTCAGTTAGTCTTTCTAGTTGGTTTTAA
- a CDS encoding DoxX family protein has translation MYKELIQTKNSKSILLIRIMVGIVFLSEGIQKFLFPAIRGVGRFEKIGLPFPETLGNLIGGLEIICGLLILLGLMTRLGSFFTFMIMLTALATTKLAILQNDGFWVMMHASRTDFAMLLGSLFLIINGGGLWSLDRVKTKKVS, from the coding sequence ATGTACAAAGAACTCATTCAAACAAAAAATTCAAAATCTATACTTCTCATCAGAATTATGGTAGGTATTGTTTTTCTATCAGAAGGAATACAAAAATTCTTATTTCCAGCAATTCGTGGGGTAGGAAGATTTGAAAAAATTGGCTTACCATTTCCTGAAACTTTAGGTAATTTAATTGGAGGTTTAGAAATAATTTGCGGGCTATTAATTCTGCTTGGCTTGATGACTCGTTTAGGGAGCTTCTTTACTTTTATGATAATGCTCACAGCTTTGGCAACAACAAAATTAGCTATTTTACAAAATGATGGCTTTTGGGTAATGATGCATGCAAGTAGAACAGACTTTGCTATGCTATTGGGAAGTCTATTTTTAATAATTAACGGAGGTGGCTTATGGTCATTAGACCGTGTGAAAACAAAAAAGGTAAGTTGA
- a CDS encoding DEAD/DEAH box helicase, with the protein MSNSKRIYLVRHGQTAYNTKRIVQGRKIDADLNEIGQKQGKLLFDAYKDFKFDKLYVTSLKRTHQTAKGFIDKGLDYEIIPEFDEMNYGDFEGNSIDDFTVDGKTVQSISDEWEAGNFDAFPKNGETLFDVLQRLAVGLENIMQNENERNVLICMHSRSIRIFLCLLLDMDFDEMKNFAPKNTGVTTLEYNEYTGAFKLVEFNNVDHLGGDPELTFLPQKPGAEQEQAAALEEKRKEDEGLGFRKFKLNKQLYTVCDELGYTEPTPIQDKAIPLVLSGHDLFGIAQTGTGKTAAYLLPLLFKAKYAQGNDPRVLILVPTRELAIQVGKEVEKLAVYTGLRHAVVYGGIGPKTQIEEVEKGIDLLVGTPGRVMDIYSRGKLKTKSIKYMVLDEADRIMDMGFMPQIRQMLEIIPRKRQNLLFSATMPDVVVRLSEEFLEFPQRVEITPQATTAEMVDQFVYFVPNFMTKLHLLAYLMNTDSSLSRIMVFVRKKDHANGVAAFLQRNTEGEVRVIHANKGQNARINSIDDFKEGNVRVLVATDVAARGIDVSMVSHVVNFDVPVMYHDYVHRVGRTGRANNTGVAYTFCNPAEKYHLLKIEEVINKEIPVLEMPEEVEEQEAPQHEIRDMAMEIDRQKRKEDPNFKGAFHERKKNKDKVDKNRRNKNKVSIDKQRASGKVSAYISQGKSKKK; encoded by the coding sequence ATGAGTAATTCAAAAAGAATTTATTTAGTTCGTCATGGTCAGACGGCATACAATACGAAAAGAATTGTACAAGGTCGTAAGATTGATGCAGATTTAAACGAAATTGGTCAGAAGCAAGGAAAGTTATTATTCGATGCTTACAAGGACTTTAAATTCGATAAATTATATGTTACTTCTTTAAAAAGAACACATCAGACAGCTAAAGGGTTTATTGATAAAGGATTAGATTATGAAATAATTCCTGAATTTGATGAAATGAATTATGGTGATTTTGAAGGTAATTCAATTGATGATTTTACTGTAGATGGTAAAACAGTTCAGAGTATTTCAGACGAATGGGAAGCAGGGAATTTTGATGCTTTTCCAAAGAATGGAGAAACACTCTTTGATGTTTTACAACGATTGGCAGTTGGGTTAGAAAATATAATGCAAAACGAAAATGAACGTAATGTTTTAATTTGTATGCATAGTCGCTCTATTCGAATATTCTTATGTCTTCTTCTTGATATGGATTTTGATGAGATGAAGAATTTTGCCCCTAAAAATACAGGAGTAACTACTTTGGAATATAATGAGTACACTGGAGCGTTTAAGTTAGTTGAATTTAATAATGTAGATCACTTAGGAGGTGATCCTGAATTAACATTTTTACCTCAAAAACCTGGAGCTGAACAAGAACAAGCTGCAGCACTAGAAGAGAAAAGAAAAGAAGATGAGGGATTAGGTTTCAGAAAATTCAAATTAAACAAACAATTATATACCGTTTGTGATGAACTTGGATATACAGAACCAACACCTATTCAAGATAAAGCTATTCCTCTTGTATTATCAGGACACGATTTATTTGGGATTGCCCAAACAGGTACTGGTAAAACGGCTGCTTATTTATTACCACTATTATTTAAAGCTAAATACGCTCAAGGGAATGATCCTAGGGTGCTTATATTAGTACCAACAAGAGAGTTAGCTATTCAGGTTGGTAAAGAAGTTGAAAAATTAGCAGTATATACTGGTTTAAGACATGCGGTAGTTTATGGTGGTATTGGACCAAAAACACAGATAGAGGAAGTAGAAAAAGGAATTGATTTATTAGTTGGTACACCTGGTAGAGTAATGGATATTTATTCTAGAGGGAAATTGAAAACTAAGTCAATTAAATATATGGTACTGGATGAGGCTGATAGAATTATGGACATGGGTTTTATGCCACAGATTCGTCAGATGTTAGAAATTATTCCTAGAAAACGACAGAACCTTTTGTTCTCTGCAACTATGCCAGATGTCGTTGTTCGTTTAAGTGAAGAGTTCTTAGAATTTCCTCAAAGAGTTGAAATTACTCCACAAGCGACTACTGCAGAAATGGTAGATCAGTTTGTTTATTTCGTACCTAACTTTATGACGAAACTCCACCTTCTTGCTTATTTAATGAATACCGATTCTTCATTATCAAGAATTATGGTGTTTGTCCGTAAGAAAGATCATGCAAATGGAGTTGCTGCATTTTTACAAAGAAATACAGAGGGTGAAGTAAGGGTTATTCATGCCAACAAAGGTCAGAATGCTAGAATAAATAGTATTGATGATTTTAAAGAAGGAAATGTACGTGTTTTGGTAGCAACAGATGTTGCTGCAAGAGGTATTGACGTAAGTATGGTATCTCATGTAGTTAACTTTGATGTTCCGGTAATGTATCACGATTATGTTCACCGTGTAGGTAGAACAGGTAGAGCGAATAATACAGGTGTTGCCTATACTTTCTGTAATCCAGCAGAGAAATATCATTTATTAAAAATTGAAGAAGTTATTAATAAAGAAATTCCTGTTTTAGAAATGCCAGAGGAAGTGGAAGAACAAGAAGCTCCACAACATGAAATACGTGATATGGCAATGGAAATTGACCGTCAGAAACGTAAAGAAGATCCTAATTTTAAAGGAGCTTTTCATGAAAGGAAAAAGAATAAAGATAAAGTGGATAAAAACCGCAGAAATAAAAATAAAGTTTCTATCGATAAGCAACGTGCAAGTGGTAAAGTAAGTGCTTATATCTCACAAGGTAAGTCGAAGAAGAAATAA
- a CDS encoding OmpA family protein, translating into MIKYLYISLLFFVLNNSNGFSQTIYWADTVLDYSSQYSEAAFGATQAIGIPNVPLKSNRNPLAWLSDEDTSAFIQIGFAAPISNINQIIICEAFYHNAVQKVEVLSNDQFITVYNQQAAHIKFGSQNSNYFFKKIATPITSIKVTLKAKSSIRLCGIDAIGVSESAKTISILPQISKDLAPSVLTKPLSTALNTPADESNPTLDIRGDKLLFTRTSYEGFPLLFEAYLDSLDQWISKAVTIDSSINFLHKYITAISPDGITALSIIDESGTDFQLSTLELADSNWVEQEQIIIPNVQLLEQKSDFFLSNSRKVMLMALTDNRTESVTNLYVSFKDDNNRWSEPKSLGTSINTLGKETSPFLSTDEKTLYFSSTGHQGFGGSDIFATKRLDDSWENWSTPENLGPTINSATDESDLCIPISGDIGFFSRVTENGDKDIYTVKLPILLPPEPVALVSGKVLNKTTQQPIHTKIIYTDLITQEEVGTVFSNATTGTYYITLPLGKEYSFLATSTGFMSQSEHIDLTDQKLEIQAIQDLHLVPLEETATLILKNIFYEHNSSYLQKSSYAELDRMVDLLSVEPSIKKVEITGYTDNQGSVNYNKWLSEKRAASVKNYLVKNGIAASRLTISGKGEENPIATNDSVEGKQKNRRVEFQITEIAPIN; encoded by the coding sequence TTGATTAAGTATTTATATATATCGCTTCTCTTTTTTGTTTTAAATAATAGTAATGGTTTTTCACAAACTATTTACTGGGCAGACACGGTTTTAGATTATTCATCTCAATATAGTGAAGCTGCTTTTGGTGCTACTCAAGCTATAGGCATTCCAAATGTACCGCTCAAATCAAATAGAAACCCTCTTGCTTGGTTGTCTGATGAAGATACTAGTGCATTTATTCAAATTGGTTTTGCTGCTCCAATAAGTAATATTAATCAGATTATTATTTGCGAAGCTTTTTACCATAATGCAGTTCAGAAAGTTGAGGTTTTAAGTAATGATCAATTTATAACTGTTTATAACCAACAAGCTGCTCATATTAAATTTGGCAGTCAGAATAGTAATTACTTCTTTAAAAAGATTGCTACTCCTATTACATCAATTAAAGTAACTTTAAAAGCGAAATCATCTATTAGATTATGTGGTATTGATGCAATTGGGGTTTCAGAATCGGCCAAAACAATAAGTATTTTACCACAAATTAGTAAAGACCTGGCTCCTAGCGTTTTGACAAAACCTCTTAGTACTGCTTTAAATACACCCGCAGATGAATCTAACCCTACTTTAGATATTAGAGGTGATAAATTATTATTCACAAGAACTTCTTACGAGGGATTTCCTTTACTTTTCGAAGCCTATTTAGATAGTCTCGATCAATGGATATCAAAAGCCGTAACAATTGATTCTAGTATCAATTTCCTACACAAATATATAACTGCAATAAGCCCTGATGGAATTACAGCCTTGTCTATTATTGATGAAAGTGGTACTGATTTTCAATTAAGCACACTAGAATTAGCAGATTCTAATTGGGTTGAGCAAGAACAAATCATCATTCCTAATGTACAATTATTAGAACAAAAATCTGATTTCTTTTTATCAAACAGTCGAAAAGTGATGCTTATGGCATTAACTGATAATAGAACAGAATCTGTAACCAACTTGTATGTTAGTTTTAAAGATGACAATAATAGATGGTCGGAACCGAAATCCTTAGGCACGAGTATCAATACTTTAGGAAAAGAAACTTCGCCATTTTTATCAACTGATGAAAAAACATTATATTTTTCTTCAACTGGACATCAAGGGTTTGGAGGAAGCGATATTTTTGCTACAAAAAGATTAGACGATTCTTGGGAAAATTGGAGTACACCAGAAAATCTAGGACCAACAATTAATTCTGCAACCGATGAGTCTGATTTGTGTATTCCTATATCTGGAGATATTGGTTTTTTTAGTAGAGTAACTGAAAATGGTGATAAAGATATATATACTGTAAAACTACCTATTTTACTTCCGCCTGAACCTGTTGCACTAGTAAGTGGTAAAGTATTAAACAAGACAACTCAACAACCAATTCATACTAAAATTATTTATACTGATTTAATCACCCAAGAAGAAGTTGGAACCGTATTTTCTAATGCTACAACAGGCACTTACTATATAACATTACCCCTGGGTAAAGAATACTCATTCCTAGCTACATCAACTGGTTTTATGTCGCAAAGTGAACATATTGATTTAACAGATCAGAAATTAGAAATTCAGGCTATACAAGACCTTCACTTAGTACCTTTAGAAGAAACGGCAACGTTAATTTTAAAAAATATATTCTATGAGCACAACAGTAGTTACCTTCAAAAATCTTCTTATGCTGAATTAGATAGAATGGTTGACTTATTGAGTGTAGAGCCATCTATTAAAAAAGTTGAGATTACAGGATATACAGATAACCAAGGAAGTGTGAATTACAACAAATGGTTAAGTGAAAAGAGAGCTGCATCTGTTAAGAATTACCTTGTGAAAAATGGTATTGCTGCAAGTAGATTAACCATTAGTGGTAAAGGAGAAGAAAACCCAATTGCCACTAATGATTCTGTAGAGGGAAAACAAAAAAATAGACGCGTAGAGTTTCAGATAACCGAAATAGCACCTATAAATTAG
- a CDS encoding CidA/LrgA family protein, with protein MKTLNTKYMIRGFMLILTMLALGTLINEATGVPIPGNVIGMVILFLCLYLKIIPYQWVKDAATSLTKRMSLFFIPAGVGMMEYLDVLQENWLMISVTIVISMFAVMLSAGYTGQFLGKKDTE; from the coding sequence ATTAAAACACTTAATACAAAATACATGATACGCGGGTTTATGCTGATCCTAACAATGCTAGCGTTAGGAACATTAATTAATGAAGCAACGGGAGTTCCAATACCAGGAAATGTAATTGGAATGGTAATACTATTTTTATGTCTATATCTTAAAATTATTCCTTATCAATGGGTAAAAGATGCCGCAACTTCTTTAACTAAAAGAATGTCATTATTCTTTATTCCTGCTGGTGTTGGCATGATGGAATACCTTGATGTATTACAGGAAAACTGGTTAATGATTTCTGTTACCATTGTAATTTCTATGTTTGCCGTTATGCTTTCTGCAGGTTATACAGGTCAGTTTTTAGGAAAAAAAGACACTGAATAA
- a CDS encoding LrgB family protein, giving the protein MKELLHHLFESETFVLAATLGLFLIFEAIYQKVKSPILNPVLLTILTLIVILKSTNVSYQTYKTNAHMIHFMLGPSVVALGYLLYEQLHTIGKNAFTILAATFTGSIMGILSVILVGKLFGADESLIISMAPKSVTTPIAMAVSFQNGGIPSLTAVFVIIVGILGATVGPMVLHKVGITKPIGKGLAMGTCAHGIGTAAAIQMGIIEGAISGLSIGLMGIFTALLTPSILSIFY; this is encoded by the coding sequence ATGAAAGAACTATTACATCATCTTTTTGAAAGTGAAACGTTTGTTCTAGCAGCTACATTAGGGTTGTTCTTAATTTTTGAAGCAATTTATCAAAAAGTTAAAAGTCCAATACTAAACCCTGTTTTACTTACAATACTTACATTAATCGTTATTTTAAAAAGTACAAATGTTAGCTACCAGACTTACAAAACAAATGCTCATATGATACATTTTATGTTGGGACCTTCTGTAGTAGCTTTAGGGTATTTACTATACGAACAACTACACACAATTGGTAAAAATGCTTTTACTATTCTTGCTGCAACATTTACAGGAAGTATAATGGGAATTCTTTCTGTTATCCTAGTTGGTAAATTGTTTGGAGCAGATGAATCGCTCATTATTTCAATGGCTCCAAAATCAGTAACAACACCAATTGCAATGGCTGTTTCATTCCAGAATGGAGGTATCCCCTCCCTTACTGCAGTTTTTGTGATTATTGTAGGAATTCTTGGTGCTACTGTAGGACCAATGGTGTTACATAAAGTAGGCATAACTAAACCAATCGGTAAAGGATTAGCAATGGGTACTTGTGCTCATGGTATTGGAACTGCGGCTGCTATACAAATGGGAATTATTGAAGGGGCAATTAGTGGTTTATCCATTGGATTAATGGGTATTTTTACTGCACTACTTACGCCTTCTATCTTATCTATATTTTATTAG
- a CDS encoding ATP-grasp domain-containing protein, producing the protein MIKSLRGEFNKNFSDDKYKSLTKYFADKFGEELAFRMAETPIFFPPEFVTRLKEACADVVTVLKRDDFKKITEDAIPKDCIVPNEDDHTNFLAVDFAVCKNEKGELEPQMIELQGFPSIFAFNIYKQEAYKQAYDLDEKLTPFFDVSEQEYIEKLKKVILNGHAPENVILLEIYPDKQHTKVDFAATKEIIGIETVCITDIIKEGKDLFYSNNGKKTPIKRIYNRLIFDEIENWEPLELQFRLTDDVNVEWAGHPNWFFRISKSLMPYLESKFVPETKFLTDYTTYPKDLENYVLKPLYSFAGAGVVFHLEQKHLDAIAEEERGNYILQRKINYEPIVEAADGGDVKVEVRMMFIWADNEESPELIVNLCRMSRGEMIGVKYNHNKTFVGASIGLM; encoded by the coding sequence ATGATCAAGTCTTTAAGAGGAGAATTCAACAAGAATTTCTCAGACGATAAATATAAATCACTTACTAAGTATTTTGCTGATAAATTTGGTGAAGAATTGGCTTTCAGAATGGCTGAAACACCTATTTTCTTTCCGCCAGAATTTGTAACAAGATTAAAAGAAGCATGTGCTGATGTTGTTACTGTTTTAAAGCGAGATGACTTTAAAAAGATAACTGAAGATGCGATTCCGAAAGATTGTATAGTTCCTAATGAAGACGATCATACTAACTTTTTAGCTGTAGATTTTGCTGTTTGTAAAAATGAAAAGGGAGAACTTGAGCCTCAAATGATAGAGTTACAAGGTTTTCCATCTATTTTTGCTTTTAATATTTATAAGCAAGAAGCATATAAGCAAGCATATGATTTAGATGAAAAATTAACACCATTTTTTGATGTTTCAGAACAGGAATATATCGAAAAATTGAAGAAGGTAATTTTAAATGGTCATGCTCCAGAAAACGTAATTCTTTTAGAAATTTATCCTGATAAGCAACATACTAAAGTTGATTTTGCTGCAACAAAAGAAATTATCGGGATAGAAACTGTTTGTATTACGGACATAATTAAAGAAGGAAAAGATCTATTTTATAGTAATAACGGTAAGAAAACTCCAATAAAGAGAATTTATAATAGACTAATTTTTGATGAAATAGAAAACTGGGAACCTTTAGAACTTCAATTTAGATTAACAGATGATGTTAATGTTGAATGGGCAGGCCATCCCAATTGGTTCTTCAGAATAAGTAAATCTTTAATGCCTTATTTAGAAAGTAAATTTGTACCAGAAACAAAGTTTTTGACAGATTATACTACTTACCCAAAGGATTTAGAGAACTATGTTCTAAAGCCATTGTATTCGTTTGCAGGAGCTGGTGTCGTTTTTCATTTAGAGCAAAAACACTTAGATGCTATTGCTGAAGAAGAAAGAGGGAATTATATTCTGCAAAGAAAAATTAATTACGAACCTATTGTTGAAGCTGCTGACGGTGGAGATGTAAAGGTAGAAGTAAGAATGATGTTTATATGGGCAGATAATGAGGAATCACCTGAATTAATAGTTAATCTTTGTAGGATGAGTAGAGGTGAAATGATTGGGGTAAAATACAACCACAATAAAACTTTTGTAGGAGCTTCTATTGGTCTTATGTAA
- a CDS encoding type 1 glutamine amidotransferase, whose product MGRLRLALIDMYNKVPNEGMRCIKDILEEVKEEVDYQIFDLRGENQLPDTSFDIYISTGGPGNPLEEEGWEQGYFDLLQKLWEHNLTNSRKKYMFFICHSFQMASRFFGLGQLSQRHSTAFGAMRVHKTEEGKKDPFLSVFGDTFYAIDSRDHQLLNVTQEQLDKIGAKIVCMEKIRPHTDYKRAVMAIRFSDEFFGTQFHPEADAEGLIPYFGVDPQKKGIIEKFGENKFNKLMKILEDPSRLNMAFRPIIPSFLQYAIQALSK is encoded by the coding sequence ATGGGTCGGTTAAGATTAGCATTGATTGATATGTATAACAAAGTTCCTAACGAAGGAATGCGTTGTATTAAAGATATCTTAGAAGAAGTAAAGGAGGAAGTTGATTATCAAATTTTTGATTTAAGAGGAGAAAATCAATTACCAGATACATCATTTGATATTTATATATCAACAGGTGGACCTGGAAATCCTTTAGAAGAGGAAGGTTGGGAGCAAGGATACTTCGATTTATTGCAAAAATTATGGGAGCATAACCTAACTAATTCAAGAAAAAAATACATGTTTTTTATTTGTCATTCTTTCCAAATGGCAAGTAGATTTTTCGGTTTAGGTCAGCTTTCTCAAAGGCATTCTACAGCTTTTGGTGCTATGAGAGTACACAAAACAGAAGAGGGTAAAAAAGACCCATTTTTATCTGTTTTTGGAGATACTTTTTATGCAATTGATTCTAGAGATCATCAATTATTGAATGTAACTCAAGAACAATTAGATAAAATTGGTGCTAAAATAGTTTGTATGGAAAAGATTAGACCTCATACAGATTATAAACGTGCTGTGATGGCCATCAGATTTTCTGATGAGTTTTTTGGAACACAATTCCATCCAGAAGCCGATGCAGAGGGATTAATTCCCTATTTTGGTGTAGATCCTCAGAAAAAGGGAATTATAGAAAAATTTGGTGAAAATAAATTTAATAAATTGATGAAGATTTTAGAAGATCCAAGTCGATTGAATATGGCATTTAGACCAATAATTCCTTCTTTTTTACAGTATGCAATTCAAGCATTGTCTAAGTAA